Proteins found in one Magnolia sinica isolate HGM2019 chromosome 5, MsV1, whole genome shotgun sequence genomic segment:
- the LOC131245062 gene encoding dihydrofolate synthetase isoform X2, translating into MASYTVILRQLGNRVGQYLKLAPSTGVGVTRLGFSTDTKVDHDNGDDSKMQDFLDYMENLKNYERMGVPKGGGTDSEDGFDLGRMRRLMECLGNPHSNFKAVHIAGTKGKGSTAAFLSNILREEGYSVGCYTSPHLWSIRERISLGRSGDVVSAEALNSHFLQVKEILDQSIELENGTLSHFEAGLGGARDATNVLRSTELAAAVITTIGEEHLAALGGSLESIAMAKSGIIKHGRPLVMGGPFKPHIERILRHKASLMSSPVISACDPGIQSIIKDFKRNVDESFQSCDIHIQVEKDMQLFIELFNVKLHMLGDHQLQNAITATCSALCLRDQGWRVSEKSIRAGLEHTYLPGRSQFLTRKEAETVGLSGVSVLIDGAHTEASAKCLADIIKMAYPDAPLVLVVAMACDKDHLAFARQLLSGRRPEVIMLTEVSIAGSKTRTTSASSLKEAWVQAAEELGVDFSDIGVGGHEKLLDDQRSCSTGPLKCNPVLMIRCEMASVTDSMKVANQLLKSRAKDQSGLIVVTGSLHIVSSVLASLNS; encoded by the exons ATGGCTTCTTATACCGTTATCCTCCGTCAGTTGGGAAATCGGGTAGGACAGTACCTCAAGCTGGCGCCCTCGACGGGAGTCGGTGTTACGAGATTAGGGTTTTCGACCGACACGAAGGTCGATCACGACAACGGCGATGATTCGAAAATGCAGGATTTCTTGGATTACATGGAGAATCTGAAGAATTACGAGAGAATGGGCGTGCCGAAAGGCGGTGGAACGGACTCAGAAGACGGGTTCGATTTGGGGCGGATGAGGCGTTTGATGGAATGCCTCGGAAACCCTCATTCCAATTTCAAG GCTGTGCACATTGCTGGCACGAAAGGAAAAGGATCAACTGCAGCATTCCTCTCTAACATTCTACGGGAAGAAGGCTATTCTGTTGGTTGTTACACAAG CCCTCATCTTTGGTCTATCAGAGAACGCATTTCGTTGGGGAGAAGTGGAGATGTTGTGTCGGCCGAAGCATTGAATAGTCATTTCCTCCAAGTTAAGGAAATTCTTGACCAATCAATTGAATTGGAGAATGGAACTCTCAGTCATTTTGAG GCTGGCTTGGGGGGAGCACGAGATGCAACAAATGTCTTACGTAGCACCGAACTTGCTGCAGCAGTTATTACAACCATAGGTGAGGAACATTTGGCTGCACTGGGAGGTTCTTTAGAAAGCATTGCAATGGCAAAGTCGGGAATCATCAAACATGGGCGCCCA TTGGTGATGGGAGGGCCTTTCAAACCACACATTGAGCGCATTCTCCGCCACAAAGCATCCTTAATGAGTTCGCCTGTTATATCTGCATGTGATCCTGGAATTCAAAGCATTATAAAAGATTTCAAAAGAAATGTAGACGAATCTTTTCAGTCCTGTGATATACACATTCAAGTGGAGAAGGACATGCAGTTG TTCATTGAACTATTCAATGTGAAATTGCACATGCTTGGAGATCACCAGCTTCAAAATGCTATAACTGCCACTTGCTCAGCACTCTGTCTCCGTGATCAAG GGTGGAGAGTATCAGAAAAATCCATCCGTGCTGGCTTAGAGCATACATATTTGCCCGGAAGAAGCCAATTTCTGACCAGAAAGGAAGCTGAGACTGTGGGGCTTTCTGGAGTATCAGTACTAATAGATGGAG CGCACACAGAAGCATCTGCTAAATGCTTAGCAGATATTATTAAGATGGCATACCCAGATGCACCGCTGGTTCTGGTGGTAGCAATGGCTTGTGACAAGGATCATTTAGCATTTGCAAGACAACTTCTTTCAG GTAGACGGCCAGAGGTTATCATGCTGACAGAAGTGAGCATTGCAGGAAGCAAAACTCGCACGACTTCAGCTTCCTCATTGAAGGAAGCTTGGGTCCAAGCTGCTGAAGAATTGGGTGTAGATTTTTCAGATATCGGTGTGGGAGGACATGAGAAGCTTCTCGACGATCAACGGAGTTGCTCCACAGGGCCGTTGAAATGTAACCCAGTATTGATGATCAGATGCGAAATGGCATCAGTAACAGATTCCATGAAGGTTGCAAATCAGTTGCTCAAATCAAGAGCTAAGGATCAGTCGGGTCTTATTGTTGTCACTGGTTCTCTACATATAGTTTCATCGGTACTAGCTTCTCTTAACAGTTAG
- the LOC131245062 gene encoding dihydrofolate synthetase isoform X1: MASYTVILRQLGNRVGQYLKLAPSTGVGVTRLGFSTDTKVDHDNGDDSKMQDFLDYMENLKNYERMGVPKGGGTDSEDGFDLGRMRRLMECLGNPHSNFKAVHIAGTKGKGSTAAFLSNILREEGYSVGCYTSPHLWSIRERISLGRSGDVVSAEALNSHFLQVKEILDQSIELENGTLSHFEVLTALAFSLFAQENVDIAVIEAGLGGARDATNVLRSTELAAAVITTIGEEHLAALGGSLESIAMAKSGIIKHGRPLVMGGPFKPHIERILRHKASLMSSPVISACDPGIQSIIKDFKRNVDESFQSCDIHIQVEKDMQLFIELFNVKLHMLGDHQLQNAITATCSALCLRDQGWRVSEKSIRAGLEHTYLPGRSQFLTRKEAETVGLSGVSVLIDGAHTEASAKCLADIIKMAYPDAPLVLVVAMACDKDHLAFARQLLSGRRPEVIMLTEVSIAGSKTRTTSASSLKEAWVQAAEELGVDFSDIGVGGHEKLLDDQRSCSTGPLKCNPVLMIRCEMASVTDSMKVANQLLKSRAKDQSGLIVVTGSLHIVSSVLASLNS, translated from the exons ATGGCTTCTTATACCGTTATCCTCCGTCAGTTGGGAAATCGGGTAGGACAGTACCTCAAGCTGGCGCCCTCGACGGGAGTCGGTGTTACGAGATTAGGGTTTTCGACCGACACGAAGGTCGATCACGACAACGGCGATGATTCGAAAATGCAGGATTTCTTGGATTACATGGAGAATCTGAAGAATTACGAGAGAATGGGCGTGCCGAAAGGCGGTGGAACGGACTCAGAAGACGGGTTCGATTTGGGGCGGATGAGGCGTTTGATGGAATGCCTCGGAAACCCTCATTCCAATTTCAAG GCTGTGCACATTGCTGGCACGAAAGGAAAAGGATCAACTGCAGCATTCCTCTCTAACATTCTACGGGAAGAAGGCTATTCTGTTGGTTGTTACACAAG CCCTCATCTTTGGTCTATCAGAGAACGCATTTCGTTGGGGAGAAGTGGAGATGTTGTGTCGGCCGAAGCATTGAATAGTCATTTCCTCCAAGTTAAGGAAATTCTTGACCAATCAATTGAATTGGAGAATGGAACTCTCAGTCATTTTGAG GTTCTCACTGCTCTGGCATTTTCTCTATTCGCTCAAGAGAATGTGGATATTGCAGTTATTGAG GCTGGCTTGGGGGGAGCACGAGATGCAACAAATGTCTTACGTAGCACCGAACTTGCTGCAGCAGTTATTACAACCATAGGTGAGGAACATTTGGCTGCACTGGGAGGTTCTTTAGAAAGCATTGCAATGGCAAAGTCGGGAATCATCAAACATGGGCGCCCA TTGGTGATGGGAGGGCCTTTCAAACCACACATTGAGCGCATTCTCCGCCACAAAGCATCCTTAATGAGTTCGCCTGTTATATCTGCATGTGATCCTGGAATTCAAAGCATTATAAAAGATTTCAAAAGAAATGTAGACGAATCTTTTCAGTCCTGTGATATACACATTCAAGTGGAGAAGGACATGCAGTTG TTCATTGAACTATTCAATGTGAAATTGCACATGCTTGGAGATCACCAGCTTCAAAATGCTATAACTGCCACTTGCTCAGCACTCTGTCTCCGTGATCAAG GGTGGAGAGTATCAGAAAAATCCATCCGTGCTGGCTTAGAGCATACATATTTGCCCGGAAGAAGCCAATTTCTGACCAGAAAGGAAGCTGAGACTGTGGGGCTTTCTGGAGTATCAGTACTAATAGATGGAG CGCACACAGAAGCATCTGCTAAATGCTTAGCAGATATTATTAAGATGGCATACCCAGATGCACCGCTGGTTCTGGTGGTAGCAATGGCTTGTGACAAGGATCATTTAGCATTTGCAAGACAACTTCTTTCAG GTAGACGGCCAGAGGTTATCATGCTGACAGAAGTGAGCATTGCAGGAAGCAAAACTCGCACGACTTCAGCTTCCTCATTGAAGGAAGCTTGGGTCCAAGCTGCTGAAGAATTGGGTGTAGATTTTTCAGATATCGGTGTGGGAGGACATGAGAAGCTTCTCGACGATCAACGGAGTTGCTCCACAGGGCCGTTGAAATGTAACCCAGTATTGATGATCAGATGCGAAATGGCATCAGTAACAGATTCCATGAAGGTTGCAAATCAGTTGCTCAAATCAAGAGCTAAGGATCAGTCGGGTCTTATTGTTGTCACTGGTTCTCTACATATAGTTTCATCGGTACTAGCTTCTCTTAACAGTTAG